TATGGCATGGCCGAAGTCGTCGGCGATGTCTGGGAACCCTCTTCGTCCGAATTTCTGCTGGGCACCGACAGCATTGGCCGCGACCTGCTGACGCGTCTGATCTACGGCGGACGCACAACGATCTTTATCGCGACTATGGCAACGATCCTGAGCTTTACACTTGGCTCTGTCCTGGGCTTCTTTGCCGCGGTATCGGGCGGTTGGGTTGACCAGACCATCAGCCGCTTTGTCGATCTGATCATGTCGATCCCATCGCTGATCTTTGCGCTTGTGGTCTTGTCGGTGATGCCAACAACCACATTCATCCTGATCCTGCTGATGGGCCTTTTGGACAGCACACGCGTGTTCCGACTTGCCCGTGCTGTCGCGGTTGACATCACGGTCATGGATTACGTCGAAGCGGCCCGCCTGCGGGGCGAAAAAATCGGCTGGATCATCTTCCGCGAAACCCTGCCGAATGCGCTCTCCCCCCTCGTGGCCGAGATGGGTCTGCGCTTCATCTTCGCGGTGCTCTTCATCTCCACGCTGTCCTTCCTTGGTCTTGGTGTACAGCCACCGCTGGCCGATTGGGGCGGGATCGTGAAAGAGAACAAGGAAGGCATCAACTACGGCATTCAGGCAGCACTTTATCCGGCCTATGCCATCGCCATCCTATGTATCTCGATCAACCTTGTTGCGGACTGGATCCTGAACCGCACCACATCGCTGAAAGGGGGCCGGGGATGACCAAACCACTGCTAAAGGTACGCGGCCTCAAAATTGGCGCGACGATCTATCCACCCGGCGAACGGCCACGGGATATCGAAATTGTCCATGGCGTCGATTTCGATCTTGAGGCGGGC
This window of the Sulfitobacter mediterraneus genome carries:
- a CDS encoding ABC transporter permease, which translates into the protein MKNIPLSALIGLFFTGLFFLMALFAPFIAPYGMAEVVGDVWEPSSSEFLLGTDSIGRDLLTRLIYGGRTTIFIATMATILSFTLGSVLGFFAAVSGGWVDQTISRFVDLIMSIPSLIFALVVLSVMPTTTFILILLMGLLDSTRVFRLARAVAVDITVMDYVEAARLRGEKIGWIIFRETLPNALSPLVAEMGLRFIFAVLFISTLSFLGLGVQPPLADWGGIVKENKEGINYGIQAALYPAYAIAILCISINLVADWILNRTTSLKGGRG